A single Crateriforma conspicua DNA region contains:
- a CDS encoding NUDIX hydrolase, with amino-acid sequence MNPVDVRSSLGRPQTRRKRGVVGVIFREDRLLIIRRALTVTAPGKLCLPGGGIEEGETESQALVREMQEELAIDVIPQGLCWRSVTPWGTNLAWWLAELDHAIQPIPNPDEVAEVFWMTRPEIESAPDMLPSLPTFLQALTRGEVDLDF; translated from the coding sequence ATGAATCCCGTCGACGTTCGCAGCAGCCTTGGCCGACCTCAGACACGACGCAAACGCGGCGTCGTCGGCGTTATTTTTCGTGAAGACCGCTTGTTGATCATCCGCCGTGCTTTGACCGTCACGGCCCCGGGCAAACTGTGTCTGCCGGGCGGCGGCATCGAAGAAGGCGAAACGGAATCGCAGGCGCTGGTTCGCGAAATGCAAGAAGAATTGGCCATCGATGTCATCCCCCAGGGGCTGTGTTGGCGCAGCGTGACGCCGTGGGGCACCAATCTGGCTTGGTGGTTGGCGGAACTGGATCACGCGATCCAGCCGATTCCCAACCCCGACGAAGTCGCCGAAGTTTTCTGGATGACACGACCGGAAATCGAATCCGCCCCCGACATGTTGCCAAGCCTGCCGACATTCCTACAGGCTTTGACCCGCGGCGAAGTCGACTTGGACTTCTAG
- a CDS encoding tRNA modification GTPase, translating to MFNTDDTIVAIASPLCPAARGIVRLSGDDVMDVLAGLMGGPVDLTAGRRQRGPIDCGDPIGEIPADVLIWPDGRSYTGQPSAEIHTIGSLPVLESMVQRAIQFKARAARPGEFTLRSFLAGRLDLTQAEAVLGVIDADQDRSLDQALQQLAGNFSRPLSLLRDQLLDLLADVEAGLDFVDEDIEFIQPHELRRRLDFIAATLESTSATLESRGESNETPKIVLCGQPNAGKSCLINAISGHEAALVADVPGTTRDTVSVHVSVGGRQLELIDTAGFESVAGRTADTSDSRESISEIAQRMTDQAIGRADVVLHCVDITRRSQSDDRPIDSAGRQVIDVWTKSDLRSSDVADSDRSTGVCLTSSVTGQGIDELVGRIFAELDRTDRTDSVSVSGTAARCRQSLAQAAGAIRAAIGLSEIDEGQELIATEIRTAADALGEVTGVVYTDDILDRVFGRFCIGK from the coding sequence ATGTTCAATACCGACGACACGATTGTGGCCATCGCATCGCCGTTATGTCCCGCCGCGCGAGGCATCGTGCGGCTTTCCGGTGATGATGTCATGGATGTCCTGGCGGGACTGATGGGTGGCCCCGTGGACTTGACCGCCGGCCGGCGTCAGCGAGGGCCGATTGATTGCGGCGACCCCATCGGTGAGATCCCAGCGGACGTGCTGATCTGGCCCGATGGTCGCAGCTATACCGGTCAACCATCAGCGGAAATCCACACGATTGGATCGTTACCGGTGCTGGAATCGATGGTCCAGCGGGCCATCCAGTTCAAGGCTCGGGCGGCGCGTCCGGGTGAATTCACGTTGCGGTCTTTTCTGGCCGGGCGTTTGGACCTGACTCAGGCCGAAGCCGTTTTGGGGGTGATCGACGCGGACCAAGACCGGTCACTTGATCAGGCGCTGCAGCAGTTGGCTGGGAATTTTTCGCGGCCACTTTCGCTGTTGCGTGATCAATTGCTGGACCTGTTGGCGGATGTCGAAGCCGGCTTGGACTTTGTCGACGAAGACATTGAATTCATCCAGCCGCATGAACTGCGTCGGCGATTGGATTTCATTGCAGCCACGCTGGAATCGACGTCGGCGACGCTGGAAAGTCGTGGCGAGTCGAATGAAACGCCGAAGATCGTTCTTTGCGGACAACCCAACGCCGGCAAAAGCTGTCTGATCAACGCGATCAGTGGTCACGAAGCGGCGTTGGTTGCCGACGTTCCCGGTACTACGCGTGACACTGTCAGCGTTCATGTATCCGTTGGCGGTCGGCAATTGGAATTGATCGATACCGCTGGCTTCGAGTCGGTCGCCGGCCGGACCGCCGACACGTCAGATTCCCGGGAATCCATTTCCGAAATCGCACAGCGGATGACCGATCAAGCCATTGGTAGGGCCGACGTGGTGCTGCACTGCGTTGACATCACCCGTCGGAGTCAAAGTGATGATCGGCCGATCGATTCCGCCGGTCGACAGGTGATCGACGTTTGGACCAAGTCCGATTTGCGATCGTCGGACGTTGCGGACAGCGATCGATCCACCGGCGTCTGTTTGACCAGCAGTGTGACCGGCCAGGGTATCGACGAATTGGTCGGTCGTATCTTTGCGGAACTGGATCGAACCGACCGGACCGATTCGGTGTCTGTGTCCGGTACCGCGGCGCGATGCCGCCAATCACTGGCCCAGGCCGCTGGGGCTATCCGAGCGGCGATCGGACTGTCGGAGATTGACGAGGGCCAGGAATTGATCGCCACGGAGATTCGTACCGCCGCCGACGCCTTGGGCGAAGTCACCGGGGTCGTGTACACCGACGACATTCTGGATCGTGTTTTCGGCCGATTCTGTATCGGAAAGTAA
- a CDS encoding protein-disulfide reductase DsbD family protein: MRNQSINWRWSLMFAFAMVGIAATTSLAQEQSSGDQSSAGSVPIEQSIQSDDAAGGGRLTQDAAELFPQLATPNFGDQLSAGPDGFSDWQLTGASDEAAEADHADAGSPAPKEAEPFRDGDYVVQWQAWIDAEPESDQAIAELVFRAVPDKGFHVYASSVTGEESSTAFALTDKSDLAVGAPNTKNEVVSKVLFEGLPPIRFHEGTVTWRLPVRINAISKTGTAELKGLITYQACTDTSCRQPVALEFVAPMKIDVAAKSAAAAGPIRLTSTAFGPAADQAASLNWVDKAIDSEPVDAAAPVPSIDQPEDEYSFATMLFFAFIGGIILNVMPCVLPVVGLKVMSFVEQAGEDRKRVFMLNMVYALGILSVFALLAVLAVVAGLSWGEQFTFFPLKLGLTLVLFALALSYLGVWEIPVPGMASGKVSQDLQQREGYAGAFSKGIFATILATPCSGPLLGTIFGLSIFLSGPEKFLVMMTVGLGMAVPYLLIGLNPKLVAWLPKPGGWMETFKEFLAFLLLGTVAFFFAGFADDLKLPVFVSLIGVWFGCWIVGRVPNWETVQKRVFAWAGGLAAAAVIGIGSFVALAPVDDEMGWVPYSEARLQALHDEGRTVMLDFTASWCVNCKINSKFAIDTEKTRELVDELDAVPMLADWSDRNDQIKSKLAELRSNSIPLLVVFPGSDPAEPIILRDLVSQTSVLDALRKAGPSVDSQIAKGSGNTSRQLVTTR, translated from the coding sequence GTGCGAAATCAATCAATCAATTGGCGATGGTCGCTGATGTTCGCGTTTGCCATGGTTGGCATCGCGGCAACGACGTCCTTGGCACAGGAACAATCGTCCGGCGATCAGTCGTCGGCCGGATCGGTGCCGATCGAACAATCCATCCAATCGGATGACGCGGCCGGTGGTGGTCGGCTGACCCAGGATGCCGCCGAACTTTTCCCCCAACTGGCAACGCCCAATTTCGGCGACCAACTGTCGGCCGGTCCCGATGGCTTTTCCGACTGGCAATTGACCGGCGCGTCGGACGAGGCGGCGGAAGCTGACCACGCCGATGCGGGATCTCCCGCACCCAAGGAAGCCGAACCGTTTCGTGACGGCGACTATGTCGTCCAGTGGCAGGCGTGGATCGATGCCGAACCCGAATCCGATCAGGCGATCGCGGAACTGGTCTTTCGTGCCGTCCCCGACAAAGGATTTCACGTTTACGCGTCGTCGGTGACCGGCGAAGAATCGTCGACCGCGTTTGCATTAACCGACAAATCCGACTTGGCCGTCGGTGCCCCGAACACCAAGAACGAAGTCGTCAGCAAGGTCTTGTTCGAAGGCTTGCCGCCGATTCGTTTCCACGAAGGCACCGTGACGTGGCGATTGCCCGTCCGCATCAACGCCATCAGCAAAACCGGCACGGCCGAACTGAAGGGGCTGATCACCTATCAAGCGTGCACCGACACCAGTTGTCGACAACCCGTTGCACTGGAGTTCGTTGCGCCGATGAAGATCGACGTGGCGGCCAAGAGTGCGGCGGCCGCCGGCCCCATTCGTTTGACATCGACCGCATTCGGCCCGGCTGCCGATCAAGCTGCGTCGTTGAATTGGGTCGACAAAGCGATCGACAGCGAACCGGTCGACGCGGCCGCACCGGTGCCCAGCATTGACCAGCCGGAAGACGAGTATTCGTTCGCCACGATGCTGTTTTTTGCCTTCATCGGCGGCATCATCCTGAACGTGATGCCCTGCGTTTTGCCGGTCGTCGGTTTGAAAGTGATGAGCTTTGTCGAACAGGCCGGCGAGGACCGCAAACGTGTTTTCATGCTGAACATGGTGTATGCCCTGGGCATCCTGTCCGTGTTCGCTCTGCTGGCCGTGCTTGCGGTCGTCGCAGGTCTTTCCTGGGGTGAACAGTTCACGTTCTTTCCGTTGAAGCTGGGTTTGACGCTGGTCTTGTTCGCACTGGCACTTAGTTACCTGGGCGTCTGGGAAATCCCCGTGCCCGGGATGGCATCGGGCAAGGTTTCACAGGACTTGCAGCAACGCGAAGGCTACGCCGGCGCGTTTTCCAAGGGAATTTTTGCGACAATCCTGGCAACACCCTGCAGCGGCCCGCTGCTGGGAACCATTTTCGGATTGTCGATCTTTTTGTCCGGACCGGAAAAGTTCCTGGTCATGATGACCGTCGGCTTGGGAATGGCCGTGCCGTACCTATTGATCGGGTTGAATCCGAAGCTGGTCGCTTGGCTGCCCAAACCCGGCGGCTGGATGGAAACGTTCAAGGAATTCCTGGCGTTCTTGTTGCTGGGAACCGTCGCCTTCTTCTTTGCCGGCTTTGCCGACGATTTGAAGCTGCCCGTGTTCGTCAGCCTGATCGGCGTTTGGTTCGGATGCTGGATCGTCGGCCGAGTTCCCAATTGGGAAACCGTACAGAAGCGAGTGTTCGCTTGGGCCGGTGGTTTGGCTGCCGCCGCGGTGATCGGCATCGGATCGTTCGTGGCTTTGGCCCCGGTGGACGACGAAATGGGCTGGGTACCTTACAGCGAAGCCCGTTTGCAGGCGCTGCATGACGAAGGCCGCACGGTGATGCTGGATTTCACCGCCAGCTGGTGTGTGAACTGCAAGATCAACAGCAAGTTTGCCATCGACACCGAAAAGACGCGTGAATTGGTGGACGAGCTGGATGCCGTTCCGATGTTGGCCGACTGGAGTGACCGGAACGATCAAATCAAATCCAAGCTGGCGGAACTCCGCAGCAACTCGATTCCGCTATTGGTGGTCTTTCCGGGATCCGACCCCGCCGAACCGATCATCTTGCGTGACTTGGTCAGTCAGACGTCGGTTCTGGATGCGCTGCGAAAGGCGGGTCCCAGTGTGGATTCGCAAATCGCCAAGGGATCCGGCAACACGTCACGCCAGTTAGTCACGACCCGTTGA
- a CDS encoding MBL fold metallo-hydrolase, which produces MVENIPLLRHEHGGLTIEGYSRAAVQTCWRVNELKLLFDVGVQPWDFMGTSTMFISHAHLDHIAALPAYVSRRRMMKMDPPIIYLPDSAVDPAWKMLQDFRTLDRGAMPCELVGLLGGDETEIGREYLVEAVETRHTIDSLGFVVYQRRHKLKPDYTDLSGEQIRDLRMSGTEVTAETRVPVFAYTGDTNPKGLDQNPQFYDARILISEMTFVAPEHRKEKIHKHGHMHVDDYRDRSDKFKNELVIAGHLSTRYNESQVKRLVRRALPDGLGGRLKLWL; this is translated from the coding sequence ATGGTTGAGAACATTCCCCTGCTTCGCCACGAACACGGCGGACTGACCATCGAAGGTTATTCGCGCGCCGCGGTGCAAACGTGTTGGCGGGTCAACGAACTGAAGTTGCTGTTCGACGTCGGCGTCCAGCCCTGGGATTTCATGGGCACGTCGACCATGTTCATCAGCCACGCCCACCTGGATCACATCGCCGCGCTGCCCGCCTACGTGTCGCGGCGTCGCATGATGAAGATGGACCCGCCGATCATTTATCTGCCCGATTCGGCCGTCGATCCGGCTTGGAAGATGCTGCAGGATTTCCGCACGCTTGACCGTGGCGCGATGCCGTGCGAATTGGTCGGACTGTTGGGCGGCGATGAAACGGAGATCGGACGCGAGTATTTGGTCGAAGCGGTGGAGACGCGACACACGATCGATTCGCTTGGTTTTGTTGTTTACCAGCGTCGCCACAAACTGAAACCCGATTACACCGATCTGTCGGGCGAACAAATCCGCGACTTGCGAATGTCGGGCACCGAAGTCACCGCCGAAACGCGTGTGCCCGTCTTCGCATACACGGGCGACACCAATCCGAAAGGCCTGGACCAAAATCCACAGTTCTACGATGCCCGGATTTTGATCAGTGAAATGACGTTCGTCGCGCCCGAACACCGCAAGGAAAAGATTCACAAGCACGGGCACATGCACGTCGATGACTATCGCGACCGATCCGACAAATTCAAAAACGAATTGGTCATCGCCGGCCATTTGTCGACGCGCTACAACGAATCTCAAGTCAAACGTCTGGTTCGTCGGGCTTTACCCGATGGGCTGGGCGGACGATTGAAACTGTGGCTGTAA
- the hemW gene encoding radical SAM family heme chaperone HemW, producing MAVNAMAADWPDRTAAPRAAYIHVPFCRHRCGYCNFSVVAGRDDLIDRFLTAIDHEMQTWDQPTLNTLFVGGGTPTHLNASQLDRFCQSIRRHVRLADDAEISFEANPEDIDTTKVRQLSDHGVNRISLGVQSFDADKIQRLERGHTAAEAIAAIETAATVIGNVSVDLIFAAPGESVATWQRDLDQALKLPIRHLSAYALTIEKGTQFFARHRKGELRPAGEDDEWQMYQDLRDATAAAGMPQYEVSNFAPPANRCRHNIAYWQGQAWLAAGPGAAAFLNGRRTVNHRSTTTYLKRIESGHSPVAESEPLDADQYARELMAFGVRMIDGVDLTSVARRSGLDLNEKFGDTLRRLIDDALIQRDGDRVRLTPRGLLFADTVASAFL from the coding sequence GTGGCTGTAAACGCGATGGCGGCCGATTGGCCGGACCGGACCGCAGCACCACGGGCGGCTTACATTCATGTGCCGTTTTGCCGACACCGGTGTGGCTATTGCAACTTCAGCGTGGTGGCCGGTCGCGACGACTTGATCGATCGATTCTTGACGGCGATCGATCATGAGATGCAAACGTGGGACCAGCCGACGTTGAACACACTGTTCGTGGGTGGTGGCACGCCGACACACCTGAACGCTTCGCAACTGGATCGGTTTTGTCAGTCGATTCGCCGCCACGTTCGCTTGGCCGACGATGCCGAGATCAGCTTTGAAGCCAACCCGGAAGACATCGACACCACCAAGGTCCGTCAGCTGTCTGACCACGGTGTGAACCGAATCAGCTTGGGCGTCCAGTCATTTGACGCCGACAAGATTCAGCGGCTGGAACGTGGACACACAGCGGCCGAAGCGATCGCCGCGATCGAAACGGCGGCGACCGTCATCGGCAACGTCTCCGTCGACTTGATCTTTGCCGCGCCGGGCGAAAGCGTGGCGACTTGGCAACGTGATTTGGACCAGGCGTTGAAATTGCCGATCCGACATTTGTCGGCTTACGCGTTGACGATCGAGAAGGGCACGCAATTTTTCGCTCGCCATCGCAAAGGTGAACTTCGTCCGGCGGGCGAGGACGACGAATGGCAGATGTACCAAGATTTGCGTGATGCGACCGCCGCCGCGGGAATGCCACAGTACGAAGTCAGCAATTTCGCACCGCCGGCGAACCGTTGCCGACACAACATCGCTTATTGGCAGGGACAGGCTTGGCTGGCGGCGGGCCCCGGCGCAGCGGCTTTCCTGAATGGCCGGCGCACCGTCAATCATCGCAGCACGACCACCTATTTAAAGCGAATCGAATCGGGACACAGCCCCGTCGCCGAATCGGAACCTCTGGACGCCGACCAATACGCCCGCGAATTGATGGCTTTCGGCGTGCGTATGATCGACGGCGTCGACTTGACATCGGTTGCCCGACGCAGCGGTTTGGATTTGAATGAAAAATTCGGGGACACTCTGCGAAGGCTGATCGACGACGCGCTGATTCAGCGGGACGGCGATCGTGTGCGTTTGACGCCGCGTGGCTTGCTGTTTGCCGACACCGTCGCGTCTGCCTTTCTATGA
- a CDS encoding phosphotransferase has translation MIPDAARHAARCFAGFADAPVLPNAKGWSQVPAGFSGSAVYRVVDPRGGAWSLKQLTASASVSHVKAIHQTLLHVRRAGCDWVAGPNHLAGNRAQTVADLGTLGCWEMTRWMPGRSYSDIDRFTVSPDEAGKVLVAGCRAIASFHNAAASMLHQNGPAPSVIDRIKRLDSLSSSILSTCDDAGDKIRTLNISPTVAPELLQACHQVTADWPTFAWQIRNDLEQRAGEVTPLQWVVRDIHRGHLLFADDAGSLSTAAKPTVSGMIDFDAMRLDTPAADLARWIGDFLFLAIFHGDAAADIAARFWQAGLAEYRQICSFSHQQQTLCWTLVRSSSLISLANWVDWILQQRRRFSAADSAIAQRLVALNQQWTVVRQATDR, from the coding sequence ATGATTCCCGACGCCGCACGACACGCCGCACGTTGTTTCGCAGGCTTTGCCGATGCACCGGTGTTGCCGAATGCAAAAGGCTGGTCACAAGTCCCCGCCGGCTTCAGCGGGTCGGCGGTGTACCGTGTGGTCGATCCGCGCGGCGGTGCTTGGTCGCTGAAACAATTGACCGCATCGGCATCCGTCTCGCACGTCAAGGCGATTCATCAGACGCTGTTGCATGTCCGTCGCGCCGGATGTGACTGGGTCGCCGGCCCAAACCATTTGGCGGGCAATCGGGCGCAGACAGTTGCCGATTTGGGAACGCTTGGCTGCTGGGAAATGACGCGGTGGATGCCGGGCCGGTCGTACAGCGACATCGATCGGTTTACGGTCAGCCCGGACGAAGCCGGCAAAGTCCTGGTGGCCGGATGCCGCGCGATCGCCAGCTTCCATAATGCCGCAGCATCAATGCTGCATCAAAACGGTCCGGCCCCGTCGGTGATCGACCGCATCAAGCGTTTGGACAGCCTGTCTTCATCGATCTTGTCGACATGCGATGACGCGGGCGACAAGATTCGAACTTTGAACATCAGCCCAACCGTTGCACCGGAGTTATTGCAGGCCTGCCATCAGGTCACCGCGGATTGGCCGACCTTTGCGTGGCAGATCCGCAACGACTTGGAACAGCGGGCTGGTGAAGTGACGCCGCTGCAATGGGTCGTGCGAGACATCCATCGGGGCCATTTGTTGTTCGCCGATGATGCCGGTTCGCTGTCAACGGCGGCCAAGCCGACGGTTTCCGGGATGATCGATTTCGACGCGATGCGGTTGGATACGCCGGCGGCCGACCTGGCACGCTGGATCGGCGATTTTCTATTTTTGGCGATTTTTCACGGCGACGCCGCGGCGGACATCGCCGCACGATTCTGGCAGGCCGGATTGGCGGAATATCGTCAGATCTGCTCATTTTCCCATCAGCAACAGACCCTATGTTGGACGCTTGTCCGGTCCAGTTCGCTGATTTCTTTGGCAAACTGGGTCGACTGGATTCTGCAGCAAAGACGGCGTTTTTCAGCAGCCGATTCGGCAATCGCCCAGCGTTTGGTTGCCCTAAATCAACAGTGGACAGTCGTGCGCCAGGCGACGGATCGTTGA
- a CDS encoding CCA tRNA nucleotidyltransferase, protein MTDPASKNEPSTLALPVDCPRAAEAIRIIRTLDEHGFVAYLAGGCVRDLLLGIRPKDYDVATDATPPMVRKVFGRNRTLAFGASFGVIGVLAGHRKDDSDPPSPGAVPREPTEVATFRSDGSYSDGRRPDSVHYGNAPADAARRDFTINGLFYDPKTRQVIDYVGGQADLRRRRLRTIGDPEQRFAEDRLRMLRAVRFATTLGFDVDPSTMDAVRLHAGEVGDVSAERIGAEMRKTLASDRAAMGLDLLIDSGLGSKVWPELPAARSDRWRQRLASIERGPDELPSPLSPFVVALAVTLTTFEDSHAVLQRLKDRWRLSTEEIRATTTALKDHGMLAGSADAAWSDLQPRLVDRDIGTTLAVAAAVVRSDRTDRSGIRRCEDALRLPPAELDPPPLVTGKDLKQRGWTPGPHFKQWLTKIRRDQLDGRMKSRDDAEAWLETQHREHGDSDADGRAS, encoded by the coding sequence TTGACTGATCCCGCTAGCAAGAACGAACCCTCGACTTTGGCTCTGCCGGTGGATTGCCCCCGTGCCGCTGAAGCGATCCGTATCATCCGGACGCTGGACGAACACGGTTTCGTCGCCTATTTGGCAGGCGGCTGTGTCCGCGATCTGCTGCTGGGCATCCGTCCCAAAGACTATGACGTGGCCACCGACGCAACCCCGCCGATGGTCCGCAAGGTGTTCGGCCGAAATCGCACGCTCGCGTTCGGTGCGTCGTTCGGCGTGATCGGCGTGCTGGCCGGACATCGCAAGGACGATTCCGATCCGCCGTCGCCCGGCGCTGTACCGCGCGAACCGACGGAAGTCGCGACGTTTCGCAGCGACGGCAGCTACAGCGACGGCCGACGTCCCGACAGCGTGCATTACGGCAACGCGCCCGCGGACGCGGCGCGTCGTGATTTCACGATCAACGGACTGTTTTACGATCCCAAGACTCGGCAAGTGATTGACTACGTCGGTGGTCAGGCAGACCTGCGGCGTCGCCGGTTGCGAACGATCGGTGATCCGGAACAGCGTTTCGCCGAAGACCGTTTGCGGATGTTGCGGGCGGTCCGGTTTGCCACCACGCTGGGGTTTGACGTCGACCCGTCGACGATGGACGCGGTCCGCTTGCACGCCGGCGAAGTCGGCGACGTGTCGGCCGAACGGATCGGCGCGGAAATGCGAAAAACGCTGGCCAGTGATCGCGCGGCGATGGGTTTGGATTTGTTGATCGACAGTGGCTTGGGAAGCAAAGTTTGGCCGGAATTGCCGGCGGCTCGATCCGATCGGTGGCGGCAAAGATTGGCGTCAATCGAACGCGGGCCGGACGAATTGCCTTCGCCTTTGTCACCGTTTGTGGTCGCCTTGGCGGTCACGCTGACGACGTTTGAAGATTCCCATGCGGTGCTGCAACGCTTGAAAGACCGCTGGCGTTTGTCGACCGAAGAAATCCGTGCGACCACGACGGCCTTGAAAGACCATGGGATGTTGGCCGGATCGGCCGATGCGGCTTGGTCGGATCTACAACCACGTTTGGTGGATCGTGACATCGGCACAACGCTGGCAGTCGCCGCCGCCGTGGTTCGCAGTGACCGAACCGACCGATCAGGCATCCGGCGGTGTGAAGACGCCTTGCGTTTGCCGCCGGCCGAACTGGACCCGCCGCCGCTGGTGACCGGAAAGGACCTGAAGCAACGTGGATGGACACCGGGCCCGCACTTCAAACAATGGTTGACCAAAATTCGCCGCGACCAGTTGGACGGCCGGATGAAAAGCCGCGACGACGCGGAAGCATGGTTGGAAACCCAGCACCGCGAGCACGGCGACTCGGACGCCGACGGTCGGGCATCATAG